A single genomic interval of Schistocerca americana isolate TAMUIC-IGC-003095 chromosome 2, iqSchAmer2.1, whole genome shotgun sequence harbors:
- the LOC124594517 gene encoding putative gustatory receptor 2a: MRKSQQSGFRKKTVKLILSVVFRSLEYLVLLQITTLVLELHTRFLVLNDSILTTATHHCNKHFSRILLGYVRQPDLVSQLGVDRLHHARAVLQRAAELLQRHFGVTLVLHVTTTFSALIYGAYQFLVMWVAPEKSNATVVNNSKASAATWLTSHLLHLVAVALSCSATVDEAERTRDLVVRVATLRWRPFLSAGMEPLLMQVLTSRPLSFKAAGFLTIDRRLLVTALCVTITYLVILAQISLN, translated from the exons ATGCGAAAGAGTCAACAAAGTGGCTTCAGGAAGAAGACAGTTAAG TTGATACTGTCTGTAGTATTCAGAAGCCTGGAATACCTCGTGCTGCTGCAGATCACCACACTTGTACTGGAACTGCACACGAGGTTTCTTGTACTCAACGACAGTATCCTCACGACTGCCACTCATCACTGCAACAAGCACTTTTCGCGCATCCTCCTGGGCTACGTTCGACAACCGGATCTGGTATCCCAGCTCGGGGTGGACCGGCTGCACCACGCACGCGCAGTTCTCCAGCGGGCAGCAGAACTTCTCCAGCGCCACTTCGGCGTCACCTTGGTCCTTCACGTGACGACAACATTCTCCGCTCTCATATACGGCGCATACCAGTTCCTGGTGATGTGGGTGGCGCCAGAGAAGAGCAACGCCACCGTGGTCAACAATTCCAAGGCGTCGGCGGCAACGTGGCTGACGTCACACCTGCTGCACCTGGTGGCCGTGGCGCTCTCCTGCTCGGCGACGGTGGACGAGGCAGAGCGCACGCGCGACCTGGTGGTGAGGGTCGCCACGCTGCGGTGGCGCCCGTTTCTCAGCGCGGGGATGGAGCCGCTGCTGATGCAAGTGCTGACCTCTCGCCCGCTGTCGTTCAAGGCTGCCGGTTTCCTCACCATCGACCGCCGTCTGCTGGTGACCGCTCTCTGTGTCACCATCACATATTTAGTCATACTTGCTCAGATTTCTCTCAATTAA